The DNA segment CGTGGTGCCGGGGGAGCGCGTGCCGGCCATCTCCGGAAAGACCGTTGCGTTCCGCGACGGCGCCGCGGTTGCGCCGGAGAGCAACGCGGTTACAATCTCTTCGGCCCGGTAAGGCGGGAAGGAGGGGGCGTGGAGATCCAGGTCCTGAACTACGGCCAACTGAAAGGGATGAAGCTGAAAGGACCGTTCCGCGGGAGCGAGGCCAACGCCGTCTTCCGCCGGCACGCCGACGAGATGCTGCAGGCCGGAGGCATCTGGCTGGTGGTGGACCTGGCCGACGTTCCCGCCATCGACTCCACCGGCATCGGCAACCTAGTGTACCTGCTCAGCACCTGCAAGCGCCGCGGCGGGATGGTGAAGCTGGTCCGCCCCTCCGACTCCACCGGCAACGCCCTGCAGTTGACCGGGCTGCTCAGTCTCTTCGAGGTCTTCGACAGCATCCCGCGCGCGGTCGCCTCCTTCCGGGAATGACCTTGGTGGCGCGCGGCCGAATCGTCCTGGTCCTGGCGCTCTTCCTCGCCGGGCTCGCGCAGGGGGCCGCACCCGCGGCGCCCGGGAAGGCGGACAAGATTCTGGTGCTCAAGAGCGAGCGCAAGCTCATGCTGCTGGACCACGGCCGCCTGCTGAAGACGTACAGGATCGCACTGGGGAGCGAGCCGGTGGGCCCCAAGACACGCCAGGGCGACCATCGCACGCCGGAAGGGCTCTACGTCATCGACCGCCGCAATCCCCGCAGCCAGTTCCACCGCGCGCTGCACATCTCCTATCCCAGCGCCCAGGACCGGGCACGGGCGCGGCGCCTGGGGGTCAGCCCCGGGGGCGACATCTTCCTGCACGGGCTGCCCAACGGCCAGGGCTGGATCGGCGCCGCTCACACGCTGCATGACTGGACCGACGGCTGCATCGCGGTGACCGACGAAGAGATCGAGGAGATCTGGCGCGCGGTCCCCGACGGCACCCCTATCGAGATCCGTCCCTGAAGGTGCTCCCACCGGTTTTCGCCCCTGGAGTTGACGCAGGGGCTATAATGCGCGGCACCGGAGGGGCGCTGTGGACATCAACATCCGAAGGCGCGGCACAGTCGAGATCATCCAGTTGCGCGGTGACCTGCGCCTGGGCCAAGCGCTGGACCAGTTCAATCGCGCCACCGGTGAACTGCTGGAATCGGGCGAGGCCTGCCTGGTCATCAACCTGGCGGAGGTAGGGATGCTCGACTCCAGCGGCATCGGGGCGCTCATGAAGCTGCTCACTTCGGCCACCAAGCGCGGGGGCGCGCTCAAGCTGGTGAACCCTTCCCCCATGGCCCAGAAGACCCTCAAACTGGTGGGCCTGCTCACGCTCTTTCCCGTCTTCCCCGACGAGGAGCAGGCAGTGGCCTCGTTCGGCTAGCGCGCCCTGGACGCGCGCCTCAGGACTTGCGCATGTGGATCTCGGCGCCCTCGCGCCGGAAGTGGACCTCGTCCATCAGTTCGCAGATCAGGTAGATGCCGCGGCCGTGGTCCTTCTGGAGATGGCGCGGGCTCTTGGGGTCCGGCAGGGAGGCAAGGTCGAAGCCGGGGCCGGGATCACTCACCACGATGAGCACCCCCTGCTCCTGGTCGCACGCTACCCAGCACTCCACGCTCTTGGCCGGGTCCCTCCTGCAGCCGTGGACGACGGCGTTGGCCAGGGCCTCTTGCAGCGCCAGCCCCATGTCTCCCAGCTTCTCCGAATCCGTGCCCCACTCCTGGCGGGCGAGGGCGGTGACCCGGTCCACGGTGGGGCCGATGACGCTGACGTCCCCGGGGAGAAGGAAGTGCATGCGGGCGCTGCGACTTCCGTGGCAGCGCTCACAAGCAGGCATGAGCTCGAGCGGTTCGGGCATGGGTCGTGTGGGGCTTGAGCGGGCATTCTAGACCATTTTGCCCCGGGAGCAAATTCTGTTCGCCGCCGCGGTTCGGTAGGGACCGGTTGCTTCCACCGCCGTCCCCGGCTAAGATGCCCCCGACCCTTAACCCCGCTCGGTCGCAGGAGACGACCATGTCATCCCCTGGCCCCGTCACACCCCAGCCGCCCGCGCCCCAGGCGCCGTCCAGGAAGCGCTACTCCGTCTTCCAGGCCCTCTACATGGCCTTCTATTCTGCCGATCTGTACCAGGACGTGGGCGCGCGCTGGCAGGGTGTAGGCGCGGCCTACCTGCTGCTGGTGGTGGTGCTGAGCTGGTTGCCGGTATTGATCAAGATGCAGGTGACCTTCTCGGACTTCGCCACCCACGATGCTCCCAAGATCATCGGCCAGATCCCGCCCATCACCATCGATAAGGGCAAGGTCTCGACCACGGTGGACACACCTTATTTCATCAAAGATCCGGACACCGGGAAGGAACTCGCCATCCTCGACACCAGCGGGCAGATCACCTCCCTGGACGGCCACCCCAGCGCCTTCCTTCTGCTCACCCAGAGCCGGCTCATCTCGCGGCAGAGCAACATGGAGGTGCGCGAGTACGACCTCTCCCAGGTGCAGCACTTCGAGTTCAACCGCGAGAAGGCGCTGGACTGGCTGCTCACCTTCAAGAACCTCCTGCTGGTGATGGTGGCGCCTTTCGCCATCCTCTTCGGCTACATCTACCGCATCCTGCAGCTCCTGCTGTACGCGGCCATCGGCATGGGCTTCGCTTCCATGATCAAGCTGAAGGTGGAGTACGGGGTGATGATGCGGCTGGCGGCGGTGGCGGTCACTCCCGCCCTCCTCATCAATATGGCCTTCGATCTTTGGGGCAAGAGCATCCCCTTCTGGTGGCTGATCTGCTTCGCCATCGCCATGTGCTACCTCTTCTTCGCCGTGAAGAGCGCGGCCGCAAACAAGGCGTGAATCATCGGCACGCCGCGTTGCGCTACTTGGGACGGGCGAGGGTCAGCGGCCGCTTCAGGAAGGGGAATCTGGTGGACCTGGTCGGGATCGAACCGACGACCTCTTCCATGCCATGGAAGCGCGCTCCCAGCTG comes from the Terriglobales bacterium genome and includes:
- a CDS encoding ATP-binding protein, translated to MHFLLPGDVSVIGPTVDRVTALARQEWGTDSEKLGDMGLALQEALANAVVHGCRRDPAKSVECWVACDQEQGVLIVVSDPGPGFDLASLPDPKSPRHLQKDHGRGIYLICELMDEVHFRREGAEIHMRKS
- a CDS encoding L,D-transpeptidase family protein, yielding MARGRIVLVLALFLAGLAQGAAPAAPGKADKILVLKSERKLMLLDHGRLLKTYRIALGSEPVGPKTRQGDHRTPEGLYVIDRRNPRSQFHRALHISYPSAQDRARARRLGVSPGGDIFLHGLPNGQGWIGAAHTLHDWTDGCIAVTDEEIEEIWRAVPDGTPIEIRP
- a CDS encoding STAS domain-containing protein, encoding MDINIRRRGTVEIIQLRGDLRLGQALDQFNRATGELLESGEACLVINLAEVGMLDSSGIGALMKLLTSATKRGGALKLVNPSPMAQKTLKLVGLLTLFPVFPDEEQAVASFG
- a CDS encoding STAS domain-containing protein, whose amino-acid sequence is MEIQVLNYGQLKGMKLKGPFRGSEANAVFRRHADEMLQAGGIWLVVDLADVPAIDSTGIGNLVYLLSTCKRRGGMVKLVRPSDSTGNALQLTGLLSLFEVFDSIPRAVASFRE
- a CDS encoding DUF1189 family protein; this encodes MSSPGPVTPQPPAPQAPSRKRYSVFQALYMAFYSADLYQDVGARWQGVGAAYLLLVVVLSWLPVLIKMQVTFSDFATHDAPKIIGQIPPITIDKGKVSTTVDTPYFIKDPDTGKELAILDTSGQITSLDGHPSAFLLLTQSRLISRQSNMEVREYDLSQVQHFEFNREKALDWLLTFKNLLLVMVAPFAILFGYIYRILQLLLYAAIGMGFASMIKLKVEYGVMMRLAAVAVTPALLINMAFDLWGKSIPFWWLICFAIAMCYLFFAVKSAAANKA